One Glycine max cultivar Williams 82 chromosome 3, Glycine_max_v4.0, whole genome shotgun sequence DNA window includes the following coding sequences:
- the BZIP38 gene encoding bZIP transcription factor 38 — MTESMPAVEPSPEPPASDIVFDDFSTDFSAFPIPSMDSLFNTTDGLPFPSDLEFGMDFNNNNGEFEITFDDLDDIYIPSDAEDFLLPDACNPNYASVSPPIDDSSAKNSDSDASAVSGDGVSRFFNSQVSESDSADNVRVPSVPSPEAEFCEREESSNGPVSSQGSGNGGSGVYEAMHSPSPDSGPYERDITSFHAHAATNNGVKMEEVPAFDLKRKKGSCEGSATKHRRFSSSVENNNNNKTEKQFQSDLNGIEDEDEKRKARLMRNRESAQLSRQRKKHYVEELEEKVRSLNSIIADMSSKMSYMVAEIATLRQQVGAAAGVMCPPPPPPAPGMYPHHPPMAPMPYPWMPCAPYVVKPQGSQVPLVPIPRLKPQQPASAPKSKKSESKKSEGKTKKVASISLLGLFFFIMLFGGLVPVVDFRFGGLVDNVPGTGSSNYVSDRVYGHGGGKVWSLNGPRNGSGRDGDVGFSNGRFSVSDRVKNYEKRGRNLREERHDRKGPDDSSRQGNASEPLVASLYVPRNDKMVKIDGNLIIHSIMASEKAMASQTAEAKKDKRETGLAIPKDLDSALAIPGVGRSRDQHPHVYRVSPEQRKALGSGSTKALKDHMKSSATDGKMQQWFREGLAGPMLSSGMCTEVFQFDASPSPGAIVPATSVANVSTENHQNATSVKKTRNRRTLHELPEPLNGSSLNITEEQVKNLQKDHFHGNKSSMVVSVLVDPREAGDGDVDVDGMMRPKSLSRIFVVVLIDSVKYVTYSCGLPRASPHLVTGYV; from the exons ATGACTGAGTCAATGCCCGCCGTGGAACCGTCGCCGGAGCCTCCGGCGTCCGATATCGTGTTCGATGACTTCTCCACCGACTTCAGCGCCTTCCCCATCCCCTCCATGGACTCGCTCTTCAACACTACTGATGGGCTCCCCTTCCCCTCCGATCTCGAATTCGGCATGgatttcaacaacaacaacggaGAATTCGAAATCACCTTCGACGACCTCGATGACATCTACATCCCCTCCGACGCCGAGGATTTCCTCCTCCCCGACGCCTGTAACCCTAATTACGCCTCCGTTTCGCCGCCCATCGACGATTCCTCCGCGAAGAATTCCGATTCCGACGCATCCGCGGTTTCCGGCGACGGCGTTTCCAGGTTTTTCAATTCGCAAGTGTCGGAATCTGATTCCGCCGATAATGTTAGGGTTCCGAGCGTTCCTTCGCCGGAGGCTGAATTCTGCGAACGGGAGGAGTCTTCCAACGGACCGGTTTCGTCGCAGGGTTCCGGCAACGGCGGATCGGGTGTATACGAGGCCATGCACTCGCCCTCACCTGATTCTGGCCCTTACGAGAGAGACATAACATCGTTTCATGCACATGCAGCTACAAACAATGGTGTGAAAATGGAGGAAGTTCCAGCTTTTGATCTGAAGAGGAAGAAAGGGAGTTGCGAGGGAAGTGCTACCAAGCACAGAAGGTTCTCTTCCTCTGtggagaataataataataataagactgAGAAACAGTTTCAATCTGATTTGAATGGAATTGAAGACGAGGATGAGAAGAGGAAGGCGAGGTTGATGAGGAACAGGGAAAGTGCACAGCTTTCTAGGCAGAGGAAGAAGCATTACGTGGAGGAGCTTGAAGAGAAAGTTAGATCATTGAATTCCATCATTGCTGATATGAGTAGTAAGATGTCGTATATGGTGGCTGAGATTGCTACTCTTAGACAGCAAGTGGGTGCTGCTGCTGGTGTGATGtgtcctcctcctcctcctcctgctcCTGGGATGTACCCTCATCATCCTCCAATGGCACCCATGCCTTATCCATGGATGCCATGTGCTCCTTATGTTGTTAAGCCTCAAGGGTCTCAGGTTCCTTTGGTTCCCATTCCTAGGTTGAAGCCTCAGCAACCTGCTTCAGCCCCCAAGAGTAAAAAGAGTGAGAGTAAGAAGAGTGAGGGGAAAACTAAGAAGGTTGCTAGTATTAGTTTGTTgggtttgtttttctttatcatGCTTTTTGGTGGGCTTGTTCCtgttgttgattttaggtttggGGGTTTAGTGGACAATGTTCCCGGTACTGGTAGTTCTAATTATGTTAGTGATAGGGTGTATGGTCATGGTGGAGGGAAGGTTTGGTCTTTGAATGGTCCTAGGAATGGGTCTGGAAGAGATGGGGATGTAGGATTTTCTAATGGGAGGTTTAGTGTTTCTGACAGAGTGAAGAATTATGAGAAGAGAGGCCGGAATTTAAGAGAAGAAAGGCATGATCGGAAAGGCCCAGATGATTCCAGTCGTCAGGGCAATGCTAGTGAGCCCCTTGTTGCTTCTCTGTATGTTCCTAGGAATGATAAGATGGTGAAGATTGATGGGAACTTGATTATCCATTCCATTATGGCCAGTGAGAAAGCCATGGCATCTCAAACTGCTGAGGCAAAGAAGGACAAGAGGGAAACTGGGTTGGCCATTCCTAAGGATTTGGATTCTGCATTGGCTATTCCTGGAGTTGGAAGAAGCAGAGATCAACATCCACATGTGTATAGGGTTTCTCCTGAACAGAGGAAGGCTCTTGGCTCTGGTTCAACCAAAGCTTTGAAGGACCATATGAAGTCCTCTGCAACTGATGGTAAAATGCAACAGTGGTTCCGTGAAGGTCTTGCAG GGCCAATGTTAAGTTCTGGCATGTGCACTGAAGTTTTCCAGTTTGATGCTTCTCCAAGTCCTGGAGCAATAGTTCCTGCAACATCAGTAGCCAATGTTTCCACCGAAAACCATCAGAATGCTACCAGTGTTAAGAAGACCAGGAATAGAAGAACCCTTCATGAGCTCCCAGAGCCGCTTAATGGGTCTAGTCTGAACATAACTGAAGAACAAGTGAAAAATTTGCAGAAAGACCACTTCCATGGTAACAAGTCTTCTATGGTGGTTTCAGTCCTTGTTGATCCCAGAGAGGCTGGTGAtggtgatgttgatgttgatggcATGATGAGGCCAAAGTCACTCTCTCGGATTTTTGTGGTTGTGCTAATTGATAGTGTCAAGTATGTCACTTACTCGTGTGGTCTGCCTCGTGCTTCTCCTCATTTAGTGACTGGTTATGTATGA